A genomic region of Salvelinus namaycush isolate Seneca chromosome 7, SaNama_1.0, whole genome shotgun sequence contains the following coding sequences:
- the LOC120051465 gene encoding vacuolar protein sorting-associated protein 16 homolog isoform X5: MAFITANWNPLGEAFYRKIELYEMGWSLRDGLKECLVAAAPYGGPIALLRQPQRPSSSARPQLEIYSSSGVNMASFPWKSGPVRQLGWTVCDDLLCIQEDGTVLIYDLFGAFKRHFSMGNEVVQNQVLEAKVFHSPYGTGVAIVTGASRFTLATNIDDLKLRRLPEVPGLQGAPSCWAVLTQDRQTKVLLANGADLYILDNTSCTPVTPPGLSPQACSIVNMAVSFSYKYLALFTDSGHLWMGSANFKDKLSEVDTKVRTPPKQMVWCRRPKSQQPSVVIMWDRLLLVAGECTDTIQYTLDEESVCVAELDGVRIVGGSRHELLQEVPSACQDIFKIASMAPGALLLEAHKEYEKSSQKADEYLREIKEQSVLGEAVRQCVEAAGYEHEPETQKTLLRAASFGKCFLSNYPPEPFVSMCRDLKVLNSVRDYTVGIPLTHTQYKQMTVQVLIDRLVYRKLYPLAIEICRYLKTPEYQGVSRVLKHWACCKVQQKEEPDESIAHAVSVKLGEAAGISYSEIAARAYECGRTELAIKLLEFEPRSGEQVPLLLKMKRSQLALSKAIESGDTDLVYTVVTYLKNEMNRGDFFMTLRNQPVALSLYRQFCKHQEQDTLKDLFNQDDDHQELGNFYVKASYKEKKLEARLSLLQSAVDEYNKARNEFAAKATEEEMKLLRFQRRLDEEKGEALLGLSLQETLHALLTSNFHKQAEQLYRDFRVPDKSPLWRCV; this comes from the exons ATGGCATTTATAACGGCAAACTGGAATCCGCTCGGGGAAGCGTTTTACAG GAAGATCGAGCTGTATGAGATGGGATGGAGCTTGAGAGATGGGCTCAAGGAATGCCTGGTGGCAGCAGCCCCATACGGGGGACCGATCG CTCTTCTAAGGCAGCCACAGAGGCCTTCCTCCAGCGCACGGCCCCAGTTGGAGATCTACTCTTCCTCAGGCGTGAACATGGCCAGCTTcccg TGGAAGAGTGGCCCAGTGAGACAGCTGGGTTGGACGGTGTGTGATGACCTGCTGTGTATCCAGGAGGATGGCACAGTCCTCATCTACGACCTGTTTGGTGCCTTCAAAAGACACTTCAGCATGGGCAAC GAGGTGGTTCAAAACCAGGTGCTGGAAGCCAAGGTGTTCCACTCGCCCTACGGAACCGGTGTCGCCATAGTGACGGGAGCCTCACGCTTCACCCTGGCCACGAACATTGACGACCTGAAGCTGAGGAGACTCCCGGAAGTCCCag GCCTCCAGGGGGCACCCTCCTGCTGGGCAGTGctgactcaggacagacagaccaAAGTGCTGCTGGCCAACGGAGCTGACCTCTACATACTGGACAACACATCCTGCACCCCTGTG ACACCTCCAGGCCTCTCTCCCCAGGCCTGTAGCATCGTGAACATGGCTGTGTCATTCAGCTATAAGTACCTGGCTCTGTTCACAGACTCTGGACACCTGTGGATGGGCTCAGCCAACTTCAAG GACAAGCTGAGTGAGGTGGACACCAAGGTGAGGACCCCTCCTAAACAGATGGTCTGGTGCAGAAGGCCAAAGAGCCAGCAGCCCTCTGTGGTAATCATGTGGGACAGGCTCCTACTGGTGGCCGGAGAGTGTACAGACACCATCCA ATACACTCTGGatgaggagagtgtgtgtgtagcagaGCTAGATGGAGTGAGGATCGTAGGAGGGTCCAGGCATGAGCTGCTGCAGGAGGTGCCCTCGGCCTGCCAGGACATCTTTAAAATCGCCTCCATGGCTCCTGGAGCTTTACTACTGGAGGCACACAAGGAGTACGAG aagtcCAGTCAGAAGGCAGATGAGTACCTGAGAGAGATAAAGGAACAGAGTGTATTGGGGGAAGCGGTGAGACAGTGTGTGGAGGCTGCCGGTTATGAACATGAACCAGAGACCCAGAAAACACTGCTCAGG GCTGCGTCGTTTGGGAAGTGTTTTCTCAGTAACTACCCACCAGAGCCATTTGTCAGTATGTGTCGAGACCTGAAAGTTCTCAACTCTGTCCGAGACTACACCGTGGGgatccccctcacacacacacagtacaaacaGATGACTGTTCAGGTCCTCATTGACAG GTTGGTGTACCGTAAGCTGTATCCCCTGGCCATTGAGATCTGTCGCTATCTGAAGACACCGGAGTACCAGGGAGTCAGCAGAGTTCTTAAGCACTGGGCCTGCTGCAAG GTCCAGCAGAAAGAAGAGCCTGATGAGTCCATAGCACATGCTGTCAGTGTGAAGCTGGGTGAGGCAGCAGGAATCTCCTACTCTGAGATCGCTGCCAGAGCATATGAGTGTGGCAGGACGGAACTGGCCatcaag TTGTTGGAGTTTGAGCCTCGTTCTGGGGAGCAGGTCCCCCTGCTACTGAAGATGAAGAGGAGTCAACTGGCCCTGAGTAAAGCTATAGAGAGTGGAGACACAGACCTGGTTTACACGGTGGTGACATACCTGAAGAACGAGATGAACAGAGGAGACTTCTTCATGACGCTCAGAAACCAACCGGTAGCCCTGAGCCTCTACCGACAG ttctGTAAGCAccaggaacaggacacactgaAGGATCTGTTCAACCAAGACGATGACCATCAGGAGCTGGGTAACTTCTACGTCAAGGCCAGTTACAAGGAGAAGAAGCTGGAGGCTCGCCTGTCTCTGCTGCAGAGTGCTGTGGACGAGTACAACAAGGCCAGGAACGAGTTTGCAGCCAAG